The Echinicola rosea genome has a segment encoding these proteins:
- a CDS encoding RagB/SusD family nutrient uptake outer membrane protein yields MKTLNRIYINRIIALILLAGFTGCMGFLEEEVYTQYDPDSFLQDPSGVDALLTGAYARSRIISYDHRNYTYLLNEFCTDVSFETGGGLEAVAAPFIQFSWPVNNGILNGQWNKMYAAIASANTVLIVANDLTDLPEEELNAIIGEARFIRASAYYYLYNLFGPTPIIEIPEGASPEEIEEIGQSTPRATKEEFFEYVVADLEFAAANLPTEETLIGRATKGAALGYLMKLYLNDKNWEMAAAIAQEVIDLGYYALYDDYEELFSVDGEQNKEYIFRAPCLPQSGYQNNYMAHAFPPGYPVLDSWANYGAQFRTYTAFYKTFGEEDLRRDLFVTEYTNISGDPVELVEREDGTALDNVRSFKYWPDPDAIGESHGNDIVYIRYADVLLSRAEALNEVNGPNQESINLINEIRNRVNAGEISLSDFPSKEALRDFILEERGREFYSEGLRREDLIRHDKFILSAQGRGYDAKPHQVLYPIPLQQIDTNPNLEQNPGY; encoded by the coding sequence ATGAAAACGCTAAATAGAATATATATCAATCGAATCATAGCACTTATATTGCTTGCGGGCTTTACAGGGTGCATGGGATTTTTGGAAGAAGAAGTCTATACCCAATATGATCCTGATAGCTTCCTTCAGGATCCATCAGGGGTGGATGCACTGCTTACCGGTGCTTATGCTAGGTCGAGGATTATCTCCTATGATCATCGAAATTATACCTATTTGCTCAATGAGTTTTGTACGGATGTCTCATTCGAAACTGGCGGAGGACTAGAAGCAGTGGCGGCTCCGTTTATACAGTTTTCTTGGCCGGTAAACAATGGCATCCTAAATGGCCAATGGAACAAAATGTACGCAGCCATAGCCAGTGCCAATACGGTACTGATCGTGGCCAATGACCTGACGGACTTACCTGAGGAGGAATTGAATGCCATTATCGGAGAAGCCAGGTTTATTCGTGCATCGGCATATTATTATCTCTACAACCTATTTGGTCCTACACCGATTATCGAAATTCCCGAAGGTGCCAGCCCAGAAGAGATTGAGGAAATCGGCCAAAGCACTCCGAGGGCTACTAAAGAAGAGTTTTTTGAGTATGTAGTGGCTGATTTGGAATTTGCAGCAGCTAACTTGCCTACCGAAGAAACCTTGATAGGTAGGGCCACCAAAGGAGCCGCACTAGGATACCTGATGAAGTTGTACCTAAACGATAAAAACTGGGAGATGGCAGCCGCTATCGCTCAGGAAGTGATTGACTTGGGTTATTATGCGTTGTATGATGATTATGAAGAATTATTCTCTGTAGATGGAGAACAAAACAAAGAATATATTTTCAGGGCTCCATGCCTACCACAGTCGGGTTACCAAAACAATTACATGGCGCATGCATTTCCTCCTGGATATCCTGTTTTGGACTCTTGGGCCAATTATGGTGCGCAGTTCAGGACCTACACCGCTTTCTACAAAACCTTTGGTGAAGAAGACCTAAGGAGGGATCTTTTCGTGACGGAATATACCAACATTTCCGGTGATCCCGTAGAGCTTGTTGAGCGAGAGGACGGGACAGCTTTGGACAATGTAAGGAGTTTTAAGTATTGGCCGGATCCGGATGCCATAGGAGAATCCCATGGAAACGATATTGTGTATATCCGGTATGCAGATGTGCTTTTGTCAAGGGCAGAAGCGTTAAATGAGGTTAATGGGCCAAACCAAGAAAGCATCAACCTGATCAATGAAATTCGTAACCGTGTAAATGCCGGGGAAATTTCACTGTCAGATTTTCCTTCCAAAGAGGCTTTGAGGGATTTTATTCTTGAAGAAAGAGGTAGGGAATTTTACAGCGAAGGGCTGAGAAGAGAGGATTTGATCCGTCATGACAAGTTTATTTTAAGTGCCCAAGGTAGAGGTTATGATGCCAAACCACACCAAGTTCTCTATCCCATTCCACTACAGCAAATAGATACCAATCCAAACTTAGAACAAAACCCTGGCTACTAA
- a CDS encoding SusC/RagA family TonB-linked outer membrane protein yields MKLTLHGTNYVPEMDQRDSVWPVSSRQIWTFWMLLTLSVFITDTVKASNQIPGLNDVFITIELEDEPLIAAFKKIEDNTPYRFSYKLEYVKEYNKVSISTERRTLKKTLDLLLENTDLQYQKIDNSIVITPKIKTTTSKEQRPTSPDDAAIMVRGKVTSPAEPAGVPGVNVRIIGTQKGTVTDIDGGYQIEVEDEDAVLEFSFIGYETARETVGNRTEINVVMQEILSGLNEVVVVGYGVQKKSDLTGAVVSLSEDNFTQGANSNALQLLNGRAAGVNISQPNSAPGAQTKIQIRGAGSINGDNDALIVMDGLPGINPSDLSPDDIASIEVLKDASSAAIYGTRAANGVVLITTKSGKKGEPVLKYNAYYGTQSVAKRIDVLNGRQYMETLNAIREEGGGDPIYTQDEIAQMGAGTNWQDVIFNDRAPVQNHQISMSGGSEKSTYYAGLNYFNQEGLVKNSNFKKLNLRTNLDFRPKEFLRFKFNINYTRSTQNAILFSNAANEAAGPINSSIQFDPTLPAGLDGSGRYYLNDFIALDNPQALINGVTQENLDSRFYGTFTTEFEPIKGLVGSVRLGGTNATGMTSNYRDRSTLNGRSNGGIGSRNSSDYVQWLAEFLVKYDKQFNEDHHLNVMVGATFEEFLTVGVNASSRDFLSDVTYADLLQSGDGDNGDDVSSSRNRNRLNGFLGRVNYDLKGKYLFTASIRADGTSRFSDTNKYGIFPSGAFAWRITDEPFFKPIANTMSTAKLRLGYGQLGNQGVPNFSTIQTLVAGGSAVFGDAIYQGVVPARLPNPNLKWETTEEINFGLDFGFANDRIYGSIDYYIRTTKDQIFSKPIPSVVGFSNILVNFGSAKNSGIDFMLNSVNIQNNDFKWSSTLNFSLLKNEVTELPDFIPEIISGNIGTFINNFLLVREGVAMRSFYGFETEGIFQLDDDIENSAQPNAAPGHIKFKDQNNDGAIDLEDRVILGDPFPDFTLGFSNTLNYKNWSLDVFMQWVNGIQTLDANVTESLYPTNEYRNRISEYLLNRWTPENPTNEYPSGVNPTAYGGDFVINSMTVKDASFFRLKTVTLGYNFPLKGNKVFSNVNAYVAGDNLLTITDFEGFDPDASASGASNVSKVSYNSYPLSRTVRFGVNVTF; encoded by the coding sequence ATGAAATTAACTTTACATGGGACGAATTATGTACCCGAAATGGACCAACGCGACAGTGTTTGGCCAGTTTCAAGCAGGCAGATTTGGACATTTTGGATGTTGCTGACGCTTTCGGTATTCATCACCGATACTGTAAAAGCGAGTAATCAAATTCCAGGACTGAATGATGTGTTTATAACCATAGAACTGGAGGATGAACCACTGATAGCGGCTTTTAAAAAAATAGAAGACAATACCCCTTATCGATTTTCTTACAAATTGGAATATGTAAAAGAATACAATAAGGTCAGTATTTCTACAGAAAGGAGAACACTCAAGAAGACCTTGGATCTTCTATTGGAAAACACCGATTTGCAGTATCAGAAGATAGATAACAGTATTGTGATTACCCCCAAAATAAAAACGACTACATCAAAGGAACAGAGGCCCACGTCACCGGATGATGCAGCGATAATGGTGAGGGGGAAAGTAACTTCACCAGCAGAACCTGCAGGAGTTCCAGGGGTCAATGTACGCATAATCGGCACCCAAAAAGGTACCGTCACGGACATTGACGGAGGCTATCAGATAGAAGTAGAAGATGAAGATGCTGTGCTGGAGTTTTCGTTTATAGGCTATGAAACAGCGCGTGAAACCGTGGGAAACAGAACAGAGATCAATGTCGTCATGCAAGAAATCCTAAGTGGACTGAACGAGGTAGTAGTGGTGGGATATGGTGTGCAAAAAAAGAGTGACCTCACTGGGGCGGTAGTGTCTTTGAGCGAGGATAATTTTACCCAAGGAGCCAATTCCAATGCCCTGCAATTGCTCAATGGTAGAGCAGCAGGTGTCAATATCAGCCAACCAAATTCGGCTCCCGGCGCCCAAACAAAAATCCAGATAAGAGGTGCTGGATCAATCAACGGAGATAACGATGCGCTGATCGTAATGGATGGTCTCCCAGGAATCAATCCGTCAGACCTGTCACCAGATGATATCGCTTCTATTGAAGTGCTCAAGGATGCATCCTCTGCTGCCATCTATGGTACTAGGGCTGCAAATGGAGTGGTGCTCATCACTACCAAGAGTGGCAAAAAAGGCGAGCCTGTTTTAAAATATAACGCCTATTATGGTACGCAGTCGGTAGCCAAAAGAATAGATGTCCTGAACGGTCGACAATACATGGAGACATTAAATGCCATTCGTGAAGAAGGTGGGGGAGACCCGATCTATACACAAGATGAAATCGCTCAAATGGGAGCGGGAACCAACTGGCAGGATGTGATTTTCAATGATCGCGCACCAGTGCAAAACCACCAAATCAGCATGTCAGGAGGTTCTGAGAAAAGCACCTATTATGCTGGATTAAACTACTTTAACCAAGAGGGGTTAGTGAAAAACTCCAACTTTAAAAAGTTGAACTTACGAACCAACTTGGACTTTAGGCCAAAGGAGTTTTTGAGGTTCAAGTTCAATATCAACTATACTAGATCGACTCAAAATGCCATTCTATTTTCAAATGCTGCAAATGAAGCAGCAGGGCCAATCAATTCTTCCATCCAGTTTGATCCTACTTTACCAGCAGGACTGGATGGAAGTGGCCGGTATTACCTGAATGATTTTATCGCATTGGACAATCCACAGGCACTGATCAATGGTGTAACACAGGAAAACCTTGATAGCCGGTTTTATGGAACATTTACTACAGAATTTGAGCCCATAAAAGGCTTGGTAGGATCGGTACGATTAGGAGGGACAAATGCCACTGGAATGACTTCCAATTACCGGGATCGGTCCACATTAAATGGCCGGAGCAATGGAGGGATTGGATCTAGAAATTCATCCGATTATGTGCAATGGCTGGCCGAGTTTCTGGTGAAATATGATAAGCAATTCAATGAAGACCATCATTTGAACGTAATGGTAGGAGCTACTTTTGAGGAGTTTCTAACGGTTGGAGTCAATGCCAGTTCCAGGGATTTCTTATCCGATGTGACCTATGCTGATTTACTCCAAAGTGGAGATGGGGATAATGGTGATGATGTAAGTTCGTCCAGAAACAGAAACCGTCTCAATGGCTTTTTGGGACGTGTAAATTATGATTTGAAAGGTAAATATTTGTTTACAGCTTCCATCAGGGCAGATGGTACATCCAGGTTTTCTGACACTAATAAGTACGGAATATTCCCTTCAGGAGCTTTTGCTTGGAGGATTACTGACGAACCCTTCTTTAAGCCAATAGCCAATACCATGAGTACGGCAAAGTTGCGACTTGGCTATGGACAACTGGGAAACCAGGGAGTACCCAATTTCAGTACCATCCAAACGTTGGTAGCTGGTGGAAGTGCCGTGTTTGGAGACGCTATTTATCAAGGAGTAGTGCCAGCTCGATTGCCCAATCCAAACCTGAAATGGGAAACGACCGAAGAGATCAATTTTGGACTTGACTTTGGCTTTGCCAATGACCGGATATACGGATCCATTGATTACTATATCCGAACGACCAAAGATCAGATTTTCAGTAAGCCCATTCCGTCAGTAGTAGGCTTTTCCAATATTTTGGTCAACTTCGGTTCTGCCAAAAATTCAGGGATAGATTTTATGCTGAATTCAGTCAATATCCAAAACAATGATTTCAAATGGAGTTCAACACTTAATTTTTCACTGTTGAAGAATGAGGTGACGGAGTTGCCTGATTTTATTCCTGAAATTATTTCGGGTAATATAGGAACCTTCATCAATAACTTTTTACTGGTTCGTGAAGGAGTGGCAATGCGCTCATTTTACGGTTTTGAGACGGAAGGAATTTTTCAGTTAGATGATGATATAGAAAATTCTGCTCAGCCAAATGCAGCTCCTGGACACATAAAGTTCAAGGACCAAAACAATGATGGGGCGATAGATTTAGAGGATAGGGTAATATTGGGGGATCCTTTTCCTGACTTTACTTTAGGGTTTAGCAATACCTTGAACTATAAAAACTGGTCATTGGATGTTTTTATGCAATGGGTAAACGGGATACAAACCTTGGATGCCAATGTGACCGAATCGCTATATCCAACAAACGAATATCGAAACCGGATCTCCGAATACCTGCTAAACAGATGGACACCAGAAAACCCCACTAATGAATACCCAAGCGGGGTAAATCCTACAGCGTACGGAGGGGACTTTGTGATCAATTCGATGACGGTAAAAGATGCATCGTTTTTCCGACTGAAGACGGTAACATTGGGGTATAATTTTCCGCTCAAAGGAAACAAGGTGTTTAGCAATGTTAATGCTTATGTGGCTGGGGACAATTTATTGACCATTACCGATTTTGAAGGGTTTGACCCAGATGCCAGTGCCTCGGGAGCAAGTAATGTTTCCAAGGTGAGTTATAATAGCTACCCGCTCAGCAGAACAGTACGGTTTGGAGTGAATGTAACCTTTTAA
- a CDS encoding FecR family protein produces the protein MNKKERFLSLWNRYVIGECSPDELDELFESLEDPEISELIGKDMSETWNQEGVSKPPYDTAVLLEKINQTKTSHLRVTKRKRNKQWKLWSSIAAILVLSLLGGGWFWNDINQEEQEKWQYRRAEIGEVVPVVLPDGSKVWLNAASEIRYLETFSIRNVEVIGEAYFEVEEDKGRPFTVKTGSVTTRVLGTSFNVRAYQEDHNIQVTVKTGKVGVGKRQEGMATITPNQQISYSLENDAFAFSEVDASSLCSWRNGDLIFENSTFQDAVVILEKHFGKLFKFENERLKTCRFTSKFSGQESLDHILEVLSKLNGVTYRVEDGTVYFDGKKCL, from the coding sequence TTGAATAAGAAAGAACGGTTTTTATCCTTATGGAATAGATATGTAATTGGTGAGTGCTCTCCAGATGAGTTAGACGAATTGTTTGAATCATTGGAAGATCCTGAAATTTCGGAATTGATAGGGAAGGATATGTCAGAGACTTGGAACCAGGAGGGGGTATCCAAGCCGCCTTATGATACCGCAGTACTTTTAGAGAAAATCAATCAAACCAAAACAAGTCATCTGAGGGTAACGAAGAGAAAAAGGAATAAGCAATGGAAGTTGTGGAGCAGTATTGCCGCTATTTTGGTGTTGTCATTATTGGGAGGCGGTTGGTTCTGGAATGACATCAACCAAGAAGAACAGGAGAAATGGCAATACAGGCGTGCTGAAATAGGAGAGGTAGTGCCGGTGGTTTTGCCAGATGGAAGTAAGGTATGGCTTAATGCTGCTTCCGAGATAAGGTATTTGGAAACTTTTTCCATAAGAAATGTGGAGGTAATAGGTGAGGCCTATTTTGAGGTAGAAGAAGATAAGGGCCGTCCATTTACTGTCAAGACTGGAAGCGTTACGACACGTGTTTTGGGTACCTCATTCAACGTTAGAGCCTATCAAGAGGACCATAATATACAGGTAACAGTGAAGACTGGAAAAGTAGGCGTGGGGAAAAGACAGGAAGGAATGGCGACAATCACACCAAATCAGCAGATTTCATATAGTTTGGAAAATGATGCATTTGCATTTAGTGAAGTGGATGCCTCATCATTATGTTCTTGGCGAAATGGAGATTTGATATTCGAAAATTCCACCTTTCAGGATGCTGTAGTCATTTTAGAAAAGCACTTTGGTAAGCTATTCAAATTTGAAAATGAACGACTGAAAACCTGTCGGTTTACATCCAAGTTCTCTGGACAAGAATCCCTGGATCATATACTTGAAGTCCTCTCAAAGCTGAATGGAGTTACTTATAGAGTAGAGGACGGTACCGTGTATTTTGATGGGAAAAAGTGTCTTTAA
- a CDS encoding RNA polymerase sigma-70 factor has product MLCLSNERRDFFLAVADGDEEAFRVLFELYHNRVYHFAKTYLKDKALSEDLVQEIFIKIWQEKGKLKEVDNFDSYLFTMVKRKSIDVLRKVARDKKLAETIKMNLTPTFNPHMEDDNTGYLSKIKENLSAQQRLVFDLSRNQGLTYEDIAFKLNISKNTVRNHMVEALKVLKKALKRNLYLF; this is encoded by the coding sequence ATGCTTTGTCTTTCGAATGAAAGGAGGGATTTCTTTTTAGCAGTTGCCGATGGTGATGAAGAAGCCTTCCGCGTCTTATTTGAATTGTACCATAATAGAGTCTATCACTTTGCGAAGACTTATTTAAAAGACAAGGCACTTTCGGAAGATCTGGTACAAGAAATTTTCATTAAAATCTGGCAAGAAAAGGGGAAACTAAAAGAGGTAGATAATTTTGATAGTTATCTTTTTACAATGGTCAAGAGAAAATCCATTGACGTACTTCGAAAGGTAGCAAGGGATAAAAAATTGGCTGAGACTATTAAAATGAATTTGACACCTACTTTCAATCCCCATATGGAAGATGATAATACAGGATATCTGTCCAAAATAAAGGAAAACCTATCTGCCCAGCAGCGGTTGGTATTTGATCTGAGTAGAAATCAGGGACTCACTTACGAGGATATAGCTTTCAAGTTAAATATATCCAAAAACACTGTTCGAAATCACATGGTGGAAGCACTTAAAGTGTTGAAAAAAGCCTTGAAAAGGAATTTGTATTTGTTCTGA
- a CDS encoding chitobiase/beta-hexosaminidase C-terminal domain-containing protein, with amino-acid sequence MNIKSKLRGWIENALIVFTGFILIFFLAGDRLMVPALLQVLGRSHPLVLHFPIVLMLVALAFMLVPGIMPEAYQRKITKWALLFAVFFAGIAVLSGWVLSQEEGYEGDNLTLHKWLGVAVYFLGILMYFTMDQWPKTVKPIGLIMLFLLIGAGHLGADLTHGSDFLMAPLRTEEAAQVSLEDAEVFQHLVKPILEQKCVNCHQASKSKGELRLDEVAFIRKGGESGTLFDSTNWEKSLLVHRLMLPKEEKKHMPPKGKAQLTPEELEILRLWVKGGASFSQKVMEGGEENPLYELASLQLKKENPYDFPEADPKEIAELNNHYRLVAPLFPGAAALEVSYFGAKAFDPESLSELAAISQQVVSINLNQMPLEDVPLSWLADFEQLEDLKLNFSGVNAEQLEVLKVLPSLKRLSIAGNSLEPTVFEVFKGIASLELVNLWNTGLGDKDAAAYQEKLAGVTFEWGFVGDGVVYQLNPPEVVLDKPIAKGPQQIILKHPIGSVELRYTLDGSEPDSASSPLYEGPITMSQTGQLKAIALAEGWKSSEPALGTFYSVGVLPNEAHLKNLPAKQYAGNGKETLFDLKKGGETYTSGGWLGFKDEPFDLTMEFDGDKVNQLAVSLLYQEGAYIFPPAKVIVSAVREGKNSWETVYTETPSIPSKLDKSRMDQKIFPMPAGNYQKIRLQLIPLNKLPPWHRGAGDKAWVFVDEVVLD; translated from the coding sequence ATGAACATAAAAAGTAAGCTCCGGGGCTGGATCGAAAATGCGTTGATCGTTTTCACTGGCTTTATTCTCATTTTCTTTTTGGCTGGTGATCGGTTGATGGTACCGGCCTTGCTGCAGGTGCTAGGGAGGAGCCACCCTTTGGTACTGCATTTTCCAATCGTGCTGATGCTAGTGGCTTTGGCGTTTATGCTTGTGCCGGGGATCATGCCGGAAGCCTATCAGAGAAAGATTACGAAATGGGCGCTGTTGTTTGCGGTGTTTTTTGCAGGAATAGCGGTGCTCAGTGGCTGGGTGCTTAGCCAGGAAGAAGGCTATGAAGGGGACAATTTGACCTTGCACAAATGGCTGGGGGTAGCGGTTTATTTTTTGGGGATACTGATGTACTTTACGATGGACCAGTGGCCAAAAACTGTCAAGCCAATTGGCTTGATAATGCTCTTTCTGTTGATTGGAGCAGGACATTTGGGAGCTGACCTGACCCATGGAAGCGACTTCCTGATGGCTCCTCTTCGGACGGAAGAAGCCGCCCAGGTGAGCTTGGAAGATGCCGAAGTGTTCCAGCATTTGGTAAAACCCATTTTAGAGCAGAAATGTGTCAATTGTCACCAGGCCAGCAAAAGTAAAGGGGAGCTGAGGCTGGATGAAGTGGCATTCATCCGTAAAGGTGGGGAATCAGGGACCTTATTTGATAGCACCAATTGGGAAAAGTCCTTACTGGTCCACCGCCTCATGTTGCCCAAGGAAGAAAAGAAACACATGCCTCCGAAAGGCAAGGCACAGCTCACTCCGGAGGAATTGGAAATATTACGGTTATGGGTAAAAGGTGGAGCGAGTTTTAGTCAAAAAGTAATGGAAGGGGGAGAGGAAAATCCACTTTATGAACTGGCCAGCTTGCAGCTGAAAAAGGAAAATCCCTATGATTTTCCCGAGGCGGATCCCAAAGAAATAGCCGAATTGAACAACCATTATAGATTGGTAGCACCCTTATTTCCAGGCGCTGCAGCCTTAGAGGTATCTTATTTTGGTGCAAAAGCCTTTGATCCTGAATCGCTGAGTGAGCTAGCGGCCATCAGCCAGCAAGTCGTGAGCATCAATTTAAATCAAATGCCACTGGAAGATGTTCCGCTGTCGTGGCTAGCAGATTTTGAGCAGTTGGAAGATCTCAAACTTAATTTCTCAGGTGTCAATGCTGAGCAGCTGGAAGTACTAAAGGTTTTGCCCAGTTTAAAACGGTTATCCATTGCCGGGAATTCCCTGGAACCGACTGTTTTTGAAGTGTTTAAAGGTATTGCTTCTTTGGAGTTGGTGAATCTTTGGAATACAGGATTGGGTGACAAGGATGCAGCGGCTTATCAGGAGAAGTTGGCAGGAGTGACCTTCGAATGGGGATTTGTAGGAGATGGGGTCGTATATCAGTTGAACCCACCGGAAGTAGTTCTCGACAAGCCGATTGCCAAAGGACCACAACAAATCATTCTGAAGCATCCTATTGGTTCGGTGGAGTTACGGTATACCTTGGATGGTTCGGAGCCGGACAGTGCTTCGAGTCCCCTTTATGAAGGCCCCATCACCATGAGCCAAACGGGACAGCTCAAGGCTATTGCCCTGGCAGAAGGTTGGAAGAGCAGTGAGCCCGCTTTAGGGACTTTTTATAGTGTAGGGGTACTTCCCAATGAGGCGCACTTGAAAAACCTTCCTGCAAAACAGTATGCTGGAAATGGTAAGGAAACACTATTTGACCTGAAAAAAGGTGGAGAAACCTACACCTCCGGAGGCTGGTTGGGTTTCAAGGACGAACCATTCGATCTGACCATGGAGTTTGATGGGGATAAGGTAAATCAGTTGGCAGTCAGTTTATTGTATCAAGAGGGAGCTTATATTTTCCCGCCTGCTAAAGTGATAGTATCGGCTGTTCGTGAAGGAAAAAATAGTTGGGAGACCGTATATACAGAAACTCCATCCATTCCTTCGAAACTTGATAAAAGCAGAATGGACCAAAAAATATTTCCTATGCCTGCAGGAAACTACCAAAAAATCAGGCTGCAGCTTATCCCCTTGAACAAACTACCTCCATGGCACCGTGGAGCAGGAGACAAGGCTTGGGTATTTGTGGATGAGGTGGTGCTGGACTAG
- a CDS encoding DUF1501 domain-containing protein yields MEKELLEHGLNQNRRKFLSQLSLGVGSMALGSLLIPDLFSGKSSAEDEIMAALPHFAPKAKRVIYLFQNGAPSQLESFDYKPMLKERMGEDLPESIRQGQRLTGMTAGQSSFPLVGSYYGFQQYGEARAWVSDLFPHTAKVVDDICIVKSMHTEAINHDPALTFFQTGAQVGNRPSMGSWMSYGLGSENNNLPAFCVLLSRGKGNGQGVYSKLWSNGFLDAVHQGVQFSNSEDPVLYLGDPDGMKRTDRRRMLDQIAALNHMNFEQFGDPEIQAKIQQYEMAFRMQTAVPEVTDVSKEPDSIIKLYGPECLVPGTYAANCLLARKLSENGVRFVQLYHQGWDQHGNLPNEMAGQAKDVDQASAALITDLKQRGLLDETLVIWGGEFGRTNYCQGKMSADNYGRDHHPRAFSIWMAGGGVKSGMVYGETDDFGYNITKDPVHVHDFQATVMHLMGIDHERLTYKHLGRRYRLTDVHGKVVKDILV; encoded by the coding sequence ATGGAAAAGGAACTGCTAGAGCACGGACTAAATCAAAATCGGAGGAAATTCCTGTCCCAACTGAGTTTGGGCGTGGGAAGCATGGCATTGGGGTCACTGTTGATTCCCGACCTGTTTTCGGGCAAATCTTCTGCTGAAGATGAAATCATGGCGGCCTTGCCCCATTTTGCTCCAAAAGCAAAGCGGGTCATTTACCTCTTTCAAAACGGTGCTCCTAGCCAGTTGGAGTCATTTGATTACAAACCCATGCTAAAAGAGCGAATGGGGGAGGACCTGCCGGAAAGCATCCGCCAAGGCCAACGCCTCACAGGGATGACCGCTGGCCAAAGTAGTTTTCCATTAGTGGGTTCGTATTATGGTTTTCAGCAGTATGGAGAAGCGCGGGCCTGGGTGAGCGATCTTTTTCCCCACACTGCAAAAGTGGTGGATGACATCTGCATTGTAAAATCCATGCATACAGAAGCCATCAACCATGATCCTGCCCTGACATTTTTCCAGACAGGAGCGCAAGTGGGCAATCGACCCAGTATGGGATCCTGGATGAGTTATGGACTGGGAAGTGAAAACAACAACCTCCCGGCATTTTGCGTGCTGCTCAGCAGAGGAAAAGGCAACGGCCAAGGTGTCTATTCCAAGCTTTGGTCCAATGGCTTCCTTGATGCCGTCCACCAAGGTGTGCAGTTTTCCAATTCGGAAGATCCGGTACTGTACCTTGGCGATCCTGATGGCATGAAAAGAACCGACAGAAGGCGCATGCTTGACCAGATCGCTGCTCTGAATCATATGAATTTTGAGCAGTTTGGTGATCCTGAGATCCAAGCGAAGATCCAGCAATATGAAATGGCCTTCAGGATGCAAACGGCCGTGCCGGAAGTAACTGATGTGTCCAAAGAACCCGACAGCATCATCAAGCTATATGGCCCAGAATGCTTGGTTCCCGGTACGTATGCTGCCAACTGCCTGCTGGCCAGAAAACTTTCCGAAAATGGTGTGCGCTTCGTACAGCTTTACCATCAGGGCTGGGACCAACATGGCAATTTGCCCAATGAAATGGCCGGTCAGGCCAAAGACGTCGATCAGGCCTCAGCTGCTTTGATCACCGATTTGAAACAGCGGGGATTGTTGGACGAAACCTTGGTGATTTGGGGAGGAGAGTTCGGTCGGACCAATTACTGTCAAGGAAAGATGTCTGCCGATAACTATGGCAGGGATCATCATCCACGTGCATTTTCCATTTGGATGGCCGGTGGTGGTGTGAAGTCGGGGATGGTGTATGGTGAAACGGATGATTTTGGCTACAACATCACCAAAGACCCTGTACATGTTCACGATTTCCAGGCGACCGTCATGCATTTGATGGGGATAGATCACGAGCGCCTCACCTATAAGCACCTTGGCAGAAGGTACCGTCTGACCGATGTGCATGGCAAGGTGGTGAAGGATATTTTGGTATGA